A region of Actinobacillus porcitonsillarum DNA encodes the following proteins:
- a CDS encoding ATP-binding protein, with protein MKKDLVYRQKYLETVRPFMGKRLIKVFTGQRRVGKSYLLFQIMQEIQTADENAHIIYINKEDLAFSHITTAESLNDFVQEQKKSGQKNYIFIDEIQEITDFEQALRSLLLDDELDLYCTGSNAHLLSRDIAGSLSGRAIEINVHSLSYFEFLEFMKLDDSDKSMSLFLKYGGLPYLKDLPLQDNIVFEYLRNIYSTIAIRDIVNRYALRNVQFLEQLTQFLASNIGNLFSAKKISDFLKSQKITTSSTQVQNYAEYLANAFLIHKVPRYDIEGKRIFEIGEKYYFEDLGLRNALIGYRVQDRGKLLENCIFNHLQIAGYDVKIGGLNSQEIDFVAEKNGERIYVQATLTINEEKTLEREFGNLLKIQDNYPKYVVTMDEFDGNTFEGVQCLSLREFLRDIL; from the coding sequence ATGAAGAAAGATTTAGTTTATCGCCAAAAATACCTTGAAACGGTGCGTCCGTTTATGGGAAAACGTCTGATAAAAGTGTTCACAGGGCAACGCCGTGTGGGGAAAAGTTATTTGCTGTTTCAGATTATGCAAGAAATTCAGACGGCGGATGAAAATGCTCACATTATTTATATCAACAAAGAAGACTTGGCATTTAGTCACATTACGACTGCTGAAAGCCTGAATGATTTTGTACAAGAGCAGAAAAAGAGCGGTCAAAAAAATTACATTTTTATCGATGAAATTCAAGAAATTACAGATTTTGAACAAGCGTTGCGTTCGCTTTTATTAGATGACGAATTGGATTTGTATTGCACGGGCAGCAATGCCCATTTGCTTTCTCGGGATATTGCAGGCAGCCTGAGTGGGCGAGCCATTGAAATCAATGTCCACTCCCTTTCCTATTTTGAATTTCTTGAATTTATGAAACTGGATGATAGCGATAAGTCGATGTCGCTGTTTTTGAAATACGGCGGTTTGCCTTATTTAAAAGACTTGCCGTTGCAAGACAATATCGTGTTTGAATATCTGCGGAATATCTATTCCACCATTGCCATTCGGGATATTGTGAACCGCTATGCATTGCGAAATGTGCAATTTTTAGAGCAGCTCACGCAATTTTTAGCAAGCAATATCGGCAACCTGTTTTCCGCCAAAAAAATCTCTGATTTTTTAAAATCACAGAAAATTACCACCTCAAGCACACAGGTGCAAAATTATGCGGAATACCTTGCCAACGCTTTTTTAATCCATAAAGTTCCACGCTATGATATTGAAGGAAAACGCATTTTTGAGATTGGCGAAAAATACTATTTTGAAGATTTAGGCTTACGAAACGCCCTGATTGGCTATCGAGTGCAAGACCGTGGCAAACTGCTCGAAAACTGCATATTCAATCATCTTCAAATCGCAGGTTACGATGTCAAAATCGGCGGTTTAAATAGCCAAGAAATTGACTTCGTGGCAGAGAAAAATGGCGAACGTATTTATGTGCAAGCCACACTCACGATTAACGAAGAAAAAACGCTTGAGAGAGAATTTGGCAACCTGCTCAAAATCCAAGACAACTACCCGAAATATGTGGTGACGATGGACGAATTTGACGGTAATACGTTTGAGGGAGTGCAGTGCTTGAGTTTGAGAGAGTTTTTGAGAGACATTTTGTAA
- a CDS encoding ester cyclase, producing MKKSLLLLTALFSSTVAMAQTTPEQNKANALAFYEMAFNQHKVQEATDKYIGKEYLQHNPTVADGGQAFVDAFAPFLKANPKSRAEIKRVVADGDLVMLHVHSKLNDEDRGEAVVDIFRFGENGKIVEHWDVIQAVPEKTESGRGMF from the coding sequence ATGAAAAAATCACTTTTACTTTTAACCGCACTTTTCTCTTCAACCGTTGCTATGGCACAAACTACACCAGAGCAAAATAAAGCGAATGCGTTGGCGTTCTATGAAATGGCGTTCAATCAGCACAAAGTGCAAGAGGCGACCGATAAATATATCGGTAAAGAATACTTGCAGCACAACCCGACCGTGGCGGACGGCGGTCAGGCTTTTGTTGATGCCTTTGCACCGTTTTTAAAAGCGAACCCGAAATCACGCGCAGAGATTAAACGTGTTGTGGCGGACGGCGATTTAGTGATGTTGCACGTTCACAGCAAATTAAACGATGAAGATCGTGGCGAGGCGGTGGTGGATATTTTCCGTTTCGGTGAAAACGGCAAAATCGTAGAACATTGGGACGTAATCCAAGCGGTGCCTGAAAAAACGGAAAGTGGGCGTGGGATGTTTTAA
- a CDS encoding MBL fold metallo-hydrolase yields MKRYDLTQPEDELKIYSFNPQENGLFSVTSTIIEAENEMMLVDAQFQKYDAQYLVDTIKATGKPLKTIYISHFDPDFYFGLSIIASAFPNAKVVARPTTVEGIKRNLIGKIEYWQPILKERNNAPRMFMIPDVYHEDHFMVGKHRIDIKGIARDPMRTYLWSEETKVLFGGAWLFQGIHLWIASNPTKKSREQWIDILGDMAALQPKAVAPAHFLGAICPTVIEFNKQYLLRLEEELAQAKNSQDLIQRMKSAYPELRGDTYLEIGATVVTGEVEWL; encoded by the coding sequence ATGAAACGTTACGATTTAACCCAACCTGAAGACGAATTAAAAATTTATAGCTTTAACCCACAAGAGAACGGTTTATTTTCGGTCACTTCCACCATTATTGAGGCTGAAAATGAAATGATGCTGGTCGATGCCCAATTCCAAAAATATGACGCACAGTATCTTGTTGATACCATTAAAGCCACTGGCAAACCACTGAAAACCATTTACATCAGCCACTTTGACCCTGATTTCTACTTCGGTTTAAGCATTATTGCCTCCGCGTTTCCCAATGCCAAAGTCGTTGCACGCCCAACCACCGTGGAAGGCATTAAACGCAACTTAATCGGCAAAATTGAATACTGGCAACCGATTTTAAAAGAGCGTAACAATGCGCCGAGAATGTTTATGATCCCCGATGTTTATCACGAAGATCATTTTATGGTGGGCAAACATCGCATTGATATTAAAGGCATTGCGCGCGATCCAATGCGTACTTACTTATGGTCGGAAGAAACCAAAGTATTATTTGGCGGTGCTTGGTTGTTCCAAGGTATTCACCTTTGGATTGCCAGCAACCCAACCAAAAAATCTCGTGAGCAATGGATTGATATTTTAGGCGATATGGCAGCTCTTCAACCGAAAGCCGTTGCCCCAGCGCACTTTTTAGGCGCAATTTGCCCAACAGTTATTGAATTTAACAAACAATACTTACTTCGTTTAGAAGAAGAATTAGCTCAAGCTAAAAACAGCCAAGATCTCATTCAACGAATGAAATCAGCCTACCCTGAATTACGTGGCGATACCTACCTTGAAATTGGTGCAACTGTCGTAACAGGCGAAGTGGAATGGCTTTAA
- the ygiD gene encoding 4,5-DOPA dioxygenase extradiol codes for MKKMPALFVGHGNPMNVLDPQNIFNQGFQQITATFEKPKLILCISAHWYSAKLQVMGAENPPMIYDFYGFPPELSEIVYPAKGDPEFAQHIQGLLAPEQVEINPTRGFDHGAWAVLKYLYPEADIPVVQLSLDRTKSPQWHYELAKKLRPLREQGVLILGSGDIVHNLRAISWEHIDQVGAGYDWAYQFRDEINQAMREHNDDALVNFEQFGESATLSVPTPDHYLPLLYVMAQRDENDEITLFNDELIAGSLSMTSVLVKER; via the coding sequence ATGAAAAAAATGCCCGCACTTTTTGTCGGACACGGTAATCCGATGAATGTGTTAGATCCGCAAAATATCTTTAATCAAGGCTTTCAACAAATCACGGCAACCTTTGAGAAACCGAAGTTGATTTTATGTATTTCCGCCCATTGGTACAGCGCAAAATTGCAAGTGATGGGGGCGGAAAATCCGCCGATGATTTACGATTTCTATGGCTTTCCACCGGAATTAAGCGAGATTGTTTATCCAGCGAAAGGTGATCCTGAGTTTGCTCAACACATTCAAGGGTTACTTGCGCCCGAACAAGTGGAAATCAACCCAACTCGAGGCTTCGATCACGGGGCGTGGGCAGTGTTGAAATATCTCTACCCAGAGGCGGATATTCCCGTGGTTCAGCTCAGTTTGGATCGTACCAAATCCCCACAATGGCATTATGAATTGGCGAAAAAATTACGTCCATTGCGTGAACAAGGCGTGTTGATTTTAGGCAGTGGCGATATTGTGCATAACTTAAGGGCGATCAGCTGGGAACATATCGATCAAGTTGGCGCAGGCTACGATTGGGCGTACCAGTTCAGAGATGAAATCAATCAGGCAATGCGTGAACATAACGATGACGCATTAGTCAATTTTGAACAGTTCGGCGAAAGCGCAACCCTTTCCGTCCCAACACCAGATCATTATTTGCCGTTGCTTTATGTGATGGCACAACGTGATGAAAATGATGAGATTACGTTGTTTAATGACGAACTGATCGCAGGCTCGCTCAGTATGACATCGGTGTTGGTTAAGGAAAGATAG
- a CDS encoding ABC transporter substrate-binding protein: MKLFAKLTLISTALIGTSAFAVDVENRSLDELYQAAVKEGGTLVVYAGGDTAEQQNGIKAAFEKRFPKMKLQTIVDYSKVHDARIDYQLETKNLQADVVQLQTLQDYPRWKAEGVLMAYKPLGWDKVYPAFKDKDGAWTGVFVDAFSNVSNKTALGDIPTPTTFADYTNPKLKGKIISTYPNDDDAVLFGYKLAVDKYGWNWLQNLMKNEPHFVRGTQAPADEVEAGTYAATFSTDGMLKVDPTAKSRFVLPSEEGFVAWAQRAAILKDAKHPAAAKLYLSWLLDKDFQENVWYMWPVRTDVKQPEGYKAIWEYPNANLAQFEQFMENRADVEKFRAQIRLFVGDVKGESSAGEWGLTPNQMR, from the coding sequence ATGAAACTATTTGCAAAACTTACCCTAATTTCGACCGCTTTAATCGGCACTTCTGCCTTTGCGGTGGATGTTGAAAACCGTTCTTTAGACGAACTTTATCAAGCAGCGGTTAAAGAAGGTGGCACCTTAGTCGTGTATGCCGGCGGTGACACCGCTGAACAACAAAACGGCATTAAAGCTGCTTTTGAAAAACGTTTCCCAAAAATGAAACTGCAAACCATCGTGGATTACAGCAAAGTACACGATGCTCGCATTGATTACCAACTGGAAACCAAAAATCTGCAAGCGGACGTGGTGCAATTACAAACCTTGCAAGACTACCCTCGTTGGAAAGCGGAAGGCGTATTAATGGCGTATAAACCGCTAGGCTGGGACAAGGTTTACCCTGCGTTTAAAGACAAAGACGGCGCTTGGACAGGCGTATTTGTCGATGCGTTTAGCAACGTCTCAAATAAAACAGCTCTCGGCGACATTCCAACGCCAACCACCTTTGCCGATTACACCAATCCGAAACTAAAAGGCAAAATTATCTCAACGTACCCGAACGATGATGATGCCGTGCTGTTCGGTTATAAATTAGCAGTGGATAAATATGGTTGGAATTGGTTACAAAATTTAATGAAAAACGAACCGCACTTTGTGCGTGGCACACAAGCACCAGCAGATGAAGTGGAGGCTGGAACTTATGCGGCGACTTTCTCAACCGATGGAATGTTAAAAGTTGATCCGACTGCGAAATCCCGATTTGTGTTACCGAGCGAAGAAGGTTTTGTGGCTTGGGCGCAACGTGCGGCGATTTTAAAAGACGCCAAACACCCGGCAGCAGCAAAACTTTATTTAAGCTGGTTATTAGATAAAGATTTCCAAGAAAATGTTTGGTATATGTGGCCTGTGCGTACGGACGTAAAACAACCTGAAGGCTATAAAGCCATTTGGGAATATCCAAACGCAAACTTAGCCCAATTTGAGCAATTTATGGAAAATCGTGCAGACGTGGAAAAATTCCGCGCCCAAATCCGTCTGTTTGTTGGCGATGTGAAAGGTGAATCTTCTGCCGGCGAATGGGGATTAACACCAAATCAAATGCGATAA
- a CDS encoding LysR family transcriptional regulator — MDRIEAMNIFLTVVETGSFTATADRLDLSRPMVTRAVALVEEWFNARLLQRTTRRVSLTSAGERAVAHCQKMVDLAAEIEQDILAQQGELQGSLRIASNSSFGSTHLLLAIKDFLQRHPKLNIQFQLSDQSVNLIDERIDLAIRFTNQPDPNLIARPLATCHSLLVASPEYLAQKGVPQTPQDLAEHIYLAHANINRKEWKFYQNEREISLELTSQFTTNDTGALLNLTLAGGGIAMLPKYLLNEHLASQQLVPILTDWQLPTYQIYALYSSRHKLPLTIRTLVDFLVERFNGVSW, encoded by the coding sequence ATGGATCGTATTGAGGCGATGAACATTTTTCTGACAGTGGTTGAAACGGGGAGTTTTACCGCAACAGCAGATCGGTTGGATTTATCTCGTCCAATGGTGACCAGAGCAGTAGCATTGGTGGAAGAGTGGTTTAATGCGCGATTATTGCAACGTACCACACGCCGAGTTTCGCTGACTTCCGCAGGAGAGCGAGCCGTAGCACATTGCCAAAAAATGGTTGATTTAGCGGCTGAAATTGAACAAGACATCTTGGCACAACAAGGGGAGTTGCAAGGCTCACTGCGGATAGCCTCAAATTCATCATTTGGTAGTACCCATTTGTTACTGGCGATCAAAGACTTTTTGCAACGCCACCCCAAATTGAACATTCAATTTCAATTAAGCGATCAGTCGGTCAATTTAATTGATGAACGCATTGATTTGGCTATTCGCTTTACCAACCAGCCCGATCCGAATTTAATCGCTCGCCCTTTAGCGACTTGCCATTCGCTATTGGTTGCTAGCCCTGAATACTTGGCGCAAAAAGGCGTTCCTCAAACACCACAGGATTTGGCGGAACATATCTATTTAGCGCACGCCAATATCAACCGAAAAGAGTGGAAGTTTTACCAAAACGAGCGTGAAATCAGCCTAGAACTCACCAGCCAATTTACCACCAATGACACCGGCGCCTTGTTAAATCTCACCCTCGCAGGCGGCGGCATCGCAATGTTGCCGAAATATCTCTTAAACGAGCATCTAGCCAGCCAACAATTAGTGCCAATTTTAACCGACTGGCAACTCCCAACCTATCAAATTTACGCCCTATATTCCTCTCGCCACAAACTGCCTTTAACCATCCGCACATTGGTGGATTTTTTGGTGGAGAGATTTAATGGGGTGAGTTGGTAG
- a CDS encoding type II toxin-antitoxin system Phd/YefM family antitoxin, with protein MPSIVLTNTVASITELKTNPMATFNAAGGEAIAILNRNEPAFYCVPPHIYEYLIELADDAELARIVEERQNDELVEVNLEDLRR; from the coding sequence ATGCCAAGTATCGTTTTAACCAATACCGTTGCGAGTATTACTGAACTAAAAACCAATCCTATGGCAACATTTAACGCGGCAGGCGGTGAAGCGATTGCCATTTTAAACCGTAATGAACCTGCATTTTATTGTGTTCCTCCACATATTTATGAATATCTCATTGAGTTGGCAGATGATGCCGAGCTGGCAAGAATTGTGGAAGAACGCCAAAATGATGAGTTAGTTGAAGTGAATTTAGAGGATTTACGCCGATGA
- a CDS encoding type II toxin-antitoxin system RelE family toxin, with the protein MTYRVVFRKEALKEFQKLDKVIANQFLDKLQERIEQPRVPSAKLRGMKDCYKIKLRSSGYRLVYQVVDEQIVIQVVAVGRRDRSDVYQKAQLRL; encoded by the coding sequence ATGACTTATCGTGTGGTATTCCGGAAAGAGGCTCTTAAAGAGTTTCAGAAGTTGGATAAGGTAATTGCCAATCAATTTTTAGATAAACTTCAAGAACGTATAGAACAGCCGAGAGTACCAAGTGCCAAACTTCGCGGTATGAAAGATTGTTACAAAATCAAATTGAGAAGTTCCGGCTATCGTTTGGTTTATCAAGTGGTTGATGAACAGATTGTTATTCAAGTGGTCGCAGTAGGCAGGCGTGATCGAAGTGATGTCTACCAAAAAGCACAGCTGCGTTTATGA